From Streptomyces sp. GSL17-111, one genomic window encodes:
- a CDS encoding DUF4097 family beta strand repeat-containing protein: protein MPQRLRGLGVLIAAGLATGGLTACGLVQGETFEDESELSGRITSVRIDNDAGSVTVNGTDDGRLTLHREVEYRGDEPDGATHRIEDGELYLGGCGNRCSVRYTVDVPTGVPVRGEVSSGMISVADVGAVDVTTDSGRVEMNRVTGPVQVRTSNGRITGEDIEGPRIVVETSNGEVTLASRTASDVRAKTSNGDITVTVPKADYRVTARTSNGDTNIEVPDDRSGAHRLDLNTSNGDISVLRAAEAGR from the coding sequence CGTGGCCTCGGCGTCCTCATCGCGGCCGGCCTCGCCACCGGTGGCCTGACCGCCTGCGGCCTCGTGCAGGGCGAGACCTTCGAGGACGAGAGTGAGCTGTCCGGAAGGATCACCTCGGTACGGATCGACAACGACGCGGGCAGCGTCACGGTGAACGGCACGGACGACGGCAGACTCACCCTCCACCGCGAGGTCGAGTACCGGGGCGACGAACCGGACGGCGCCACGCATCGGATCGAGGACGGAGAGCTGTACCTCGGCGGGTGCGGAAACCGCTGCTCGGTGCGGTACACCGTCGACGTACCCACCGGCGTGCCCGTGCGCGGCGAGGTGTCCAGCGGCATGATCAGCGTGGCCGACGTGGGCGCCGTGGACGTGACGACCGACTCCGGCCGCGTCGAGATGAACCGGGTGACCGGCCCCGTGCAGGTGCGGACGTCCAACGGGCGCATCACCGGAGAAGACATCGAAGGACCCCGCATCGTGGTGGAAACCTCGAACGGAGAGGTCACGCTGGCCTCCCGCACCGCGTCGGACGTCCGTGCCAAGACGTCCAACGGCGACATCACGGTGACTGTGCCGAAGGCCGACTACCGGGTGACCGCCCGAACGAGCAACGGCGACACGAACATCGAGGTGCCCGACGACCGATCGGGGGCCCACCGGCTCGACCTGAACACCAGCAACGGCGACATCAGCGTGCTCCGGGCCGCGGAGGCGGGGCGATGA